One Acinetobacter sp. WCHA55 DNA segment encodes these proteins:
- the repM gene encoding replication initiation protein RepM — protein sequence MANLIYKDNNLIEASYALTLSEQRLILVAIIAAREIEKELTSDTLLTIHASEYMKHFNLGRQAAYEALQGACDNLFERRLTYKAIDPVTGKPAVYKSRWVSKVGYVKEAACAQLIFAPDILQLFVKLEEKFTRYELKQISQLSSVYAIRLYELLIRWRSKGKLYISMVELRDKLGLLENEYKTMGDFKKRVLTVAIDQINKLTDIDVSYEQKKEGRTITHIEFSFNQKASLIVSDKVLEPTYQLTPKQSIFFAQKLCDLIKYPEFGGKYANVGEEIEAFKERISLELLDPEKVKKYYSDLLKVGYKEKYKSEKLS from the coding sequence ATGGCAAATCTAATTTATAAAGACAATAACTTGATTGAAGCATCTTATGCATTGACTCTGTCTGAACAACGCTTAATTTTAGTTGCAATTATTGCAGCTAGGGAAATTGAAAAAGAGCTTACATCGGATACATTGCTAACAATACATGCGTCTGAATACATGAAGCACTTTAATTTGGGTCGTCAAGCGGCCTATGAGGCTCTTCAGGGAGCGTGTGATAACTTATTTGAACGTAGACTCACCTATAAGGCCATAGATCCTGTTACAGGTAAGCCAGCGGTCTACAAAAGCCGTTGGGTATCAAAAGTTGGCTATGTTAAAGAAGCTGCATGTGCTCAACTAATTTTTGCTCCTGATATTTTACAGCTTTTTGTAAAACTTGAAGAAAAGTTTACTCGTTATGAATTAAAGCAAATTTCTCAATTATCTAGTGTATACGCTATACGGCTGTATGAACTTTTGATTAGATGGCGTAGCAAAGGCAAGCTATATATTAGTATGGTTGAATTGCGTGATAAGTTAGGTCTACTTGAAAATGAATATAAAACCATGGGAGATTTCAAAAAGCGTGTATTGACGGTTGCCATAGATCAAATTAATAAACTTACTGATATCGACGTAAGTTATGAGCAGAAAAAAGAAGGGAGAACAATTACACATATCGAATTTTCTTTTAATCAAAAAGCTTCCTTAATTGTTAGTGATAAGGTACTGGAACCGACATATCAGCTGACACCAAAACAATCTATATTTTTCGCTCAAAAATTGTGTGACCTTATCAAATATCCCGAATTCGGGGGGAAATATGCCAATGTAGGCGAAGAGATCGAAGCGTTTAAAGAAAGGATTTCACTTGAACTCCTCGACCCTGAAAAGGTAAAAAAGTATTATTCTGATTTGTTAAAAGTGGGCTATAAAGAAAAATATAAATCAGAAAAGTTATCATAA
- a CDS encoding subclass B1 metallo-beta-lactamase NDM-1 encodes MELPNIMHPVAKLSTALAAALMLSGCMPGEIRPTIGQQMETGDQRFGDLVFRQLAPNVWQHTSYLDMPGFGAVASNGLIVRDGGRVLVVDTAWTDDQTAQILNWIKQEINLPVALAVVTHAHQDKMGGMDALHAAGIATYANALSNQLAPQEGMVAAQHSLTFAANGWVEPATAPNFGPLKVFYPGPGHTSDNITVGIDGTDIAFGGCLIKDSKAKSLGNLGDADTEHYAASARAFGAAFPKASMIVMSHSAPDSRAAITHTARMADKLR; translated from the coding sequence ATGGAATTGCCCAATATTATGCACCCGGTCGCGAAGCTGAGCACCGCATTAGCCGCTGCATTGATGCTGAGCGGGTGCATGCCCGGTGAAATCCGCCCGACGATTGGCCAGCAAATGGAAACTGGCGACCAACGGTTTGGCGATCTGGTTTTCCGCCAGCTCGCACCGAATGTCTGGCAGCACACTTCCTATCTCGACATGCCGGGTTTCGGGGCAGTCGCTTCCAACGGTTTGATCGTCAGGGATGGCGGCCGCGTGCTGGTGGTCGATACCGCCTGGACCGATGACCAGACCGCCCAGATCCTCAACTGGATCAAGCAGGAGATCAACCTGCCGGTCGCGCTGGCGGTGGTGACTCACGCGCATCAGGACAAGATGGGCGGTATGGACGCGCTGCATGCGGCGGGGATTGCGACTTATGCCAATGCGTTGTCGAACCAGCTTGCCCCGCAAGAGGGGATGGTTGCGGCGCAACACAGCCTGACTTTCGCCGCCAATGGCTGGGTCGAACCAGCAACCGCGCCCAACTTTGGCCCGCTCAAGGTATTTTACCCCGGCCCCGGCCACACCAGTGACAATATCACCGTTGGGATCGACGGCACCGACATCGCTTTTGGTGGCTGCCTGATCAAGGACAGCAAGGCCAAGTCGCTCGGCAATCTCGGTGATGCCGACACTGAGCACTACGCCGCGTCAGCGCGCGCGTTTGGTGCGGCGTTCCCCAAGGCCAGCATGATCGTGATGAGCCATTCCGCCCCCGATAGCCGCGCCGCAATCACTCATACGGCCCGCATGGCCGACAAGCTGCGCTGA
- a CDS encoding AAA family ATPase — protein sequence MIILVGGEKGGAGKSCLAQNLAVYLQEKNRDVLLLDADPQGTTTDWIKERDENEDLKNIPSVQASGNIRQVLKDLSKRYEDIIIDAGGQDSEALRSAMTIATHMLLPFRPKRRDLKTLDHMEQVLKLARAVNPDLNARAIITQCPTLPSQVQRILDAKEACVSFGIKALDHITTNRNVYDDADENGLSVFEVTSDPKAKAEIEGIAQEFLGV from the coding sequence ATGATTATTTTAGTAGGTGGTGAAAAAGGCGGAGCTGGTAAAAGCTGCCTTGCCCAAAACTTAGCAGTTTATTTACAAGAAAAGAATAGAGATGTTCTGCTTCTAGATGCAGATCCTCAAGGCACAACAACTGACTGGATTAAAGAACGTGATGAGAATGAGGATTTAAAAAATATCCCATCTGTACAAGCTTCAGGCAATATTCGTCAAGTTTTAAAAGATTTATCAAAAAGATATGAAGATATTATCATTGATGCTGGTGGGCAAGATTCAGAAGCATTACGCTCTGCTATGACTATAGCAACACATATGCTATTGCCTTTTAGACCTAAACGTAGAGATCTAAAGACTTTGGATCATATGGAACAAGTATTAAAACTGGCACGAGCAGTGAATCCAGATTTGAATGCCAGAGCAATTATTACACAATGCCCAACATTACCGTCACAAGTACAGCGAATTTTAGATGCTAAAGAAGCCTGTGTATCGTTCGGAATAAAAGCATTAGACCACATCACGACAAATCGAAATGTTTATGATGATGCAGATGAAAATGGCTTATCTGTTTTTGAAGTAACAAGTGATCCTAAGGCAAAAGCAGAAATTGAAGGGATAGCTCAAGAGTTTTTAGGAGTATAA
- the ble gene encoding bleomycin binding protein Ble-MBL: MADHVTPNLPSRDFDVTEAFYAKLGFATSWKDRGWMILQRGGLQLEFFPYPDLDPATSSFGCCLRLDDLDAMVALVNAAGAEEKSTGWPRFKAPQLEASGLRIGYLIDPDCTLVRLIQNPD, from the coding sequence ATGGCTGACCACGTCACCCCCAATCTGCCATCGCGCGATTTCGATGTGACAGAGGCGTTTTATGCGAAGCTGGGCTTTGCGACGAGTTGGAAGGATCGCGGCTGGATGATCCTGCAGCGCGGCGGTTTGCAGCTCGAATTCTTCCCCTATCCTGACCTCGACCCAGCTACGAGCTCGTTCGGCTGTTGCCTGCGGTTGGATGATCTCGATGCCATGGTGGCATTGGTGAACGCGGCGGGAGCCGAGGAAAAAAGCACCGGCTGGCCGCGCTTCAAAGCTCCGCAACTGGAGGCGAGCGGCCTGAGGATCGGCTACCTGATCGATCCCGACTGCACGCTGGTGCGGCTGATCCAGAACCCCGACTGA
- a CDS encoding IS30 family transposase, with protein MLESRKEGFSARKFAELIKRHPSTIYRELKRNSINDVYQARYASDNTFARRRRGHRKLKIDSILWKFIVEAIRCLWSPQQIAKRLKTFPDLDQTMNVSHTTIYSTIRALPKGELKKDLLSCLRHENKKRKANGEPKKDSILQDIKTIHERPAEVQERKIPGHWEADLIKGKDNKSSIATLIERNTRLCILATLPDAKAESVRKALTEALKYLPAELRKTLTYDRGREMSEHKILEEDLGIDVYFCDPHSPWQKGTCENMNGLIRQYLPKGIDLNQADQHYLNQVAMSLNTRPRKALDWLTPLEKFAQLVDYHMAFETVAPHV; from the coding sequence ATGCTTGAGTCAAGAAAAGAAGGCTTTTCAGCCAGAAAATTTGCTGAACTCATTAAAAGACATCCTAGTACGATCTATCGTGAGCTTAAAAGAAATAGCATCAATGACGTTTATCAAGCTCGATATGCTTCTGATAACACCTTCGCTAGACGTAGACGTGGTCACAGAAAACTCAAAATCGATTCAATCCTCTGGAAATTTATTGTTGAAGCGATCCGTTGTTTATGGTCTCCTCAGCAAATAGCAAAGCGTTTAAAGACATTTCCTGATTTGGATCAAACAATGAATGTAAGCCATACAACGATTTATTCAACGATACGAGCATTACCCAAGGGTGAGTTGAAAAAAGACTTATTATCCTGTCTACGTCATGAAAATAAAAAGCGAAAAGCTAACGGTGAACCTAAAAAAGATTCTATATTACAGGATATTAAAACTATTCATGAGCGCCCAGCCGAAGTTCAAGAAAGAAAAATACCGGGTCATTGGGAAGCTGATTTAATTAAAGGTAAAGACAATAAAAGTTCGATAGCAACACTTATTGAACGAAATACACGGCTCTGTATCTTGGCAACATTACCTGATGCAAAGGCAGAATCAGTGCGCAAGGCTTTAACTGAAGCTCTGAAATATTTACCTGCAGAACTGCGTAAAACGTTGACCTATGACCGTGGACGTGAGATGTCAGAACATAAAATACTCGAAGAAGATTTAGGCATAGATGTATATTTCTGTGACCCACATTCACCCTGGCAAAAAGGCACATGCGAAAATATGAATGGTTTAATTAGGCAATATTTACCTAAAGGGATTGATTTAAATCAGGCAGATCAGCATTATTTAAATCAAGTTGCCATGTCACTGAATACTCGTCCTAGAAAGGCGTTAGATTGGCTTACACCATTAGAGAAATTTGCTCAGCTTGTTGATTATCATATGGCTTTTGAAACTGTCGCACCTCATGTTTGA
- a CDS encoding integrase, whose protein sequence is MINKELNQEILEQLQNAIETETKAIFNQISELIDHKYTQKKVNGVEIDFKLLDQRIADKFTNYQQVLIKVCEHSQLKKYFRSYLKECFKHFKIICEQEYQEWQKKNPDHAKIYDIKLPDWKIATLPRRDNILTEDKLCYGAILADFKEKFYEKWSYSLNKKTQNISLQSTVEAQQNLVNILFECLCISLIFDQGCIHPERLIAIHDAIFEMNLDSGLLPIYSGSKNHAYVFSYTLSSQKYGNFYRYDSQGDVELWQTQQIYFNAISMLCYLRIREHLHGNQGYALQSTSPLSIWQQTHDDQDQKVKREDLLYKRLKAHFKDVVPDHQFIKEFERRRFSAFKHIDYVLWQEIPNLDLLSTSVLNNKIITTPLIYEQHIAIYHQLDTWKTIQERIENTHHTVELSVSTSGQNVKVYNDKRMGKRNDIKSLLLSFSEDGKELTLAKFNEALNASINKSEGDIRSYEAGEGEYIDYVVAIAHLRICQWLKYELGYNSGSGKASLQVASIKRYYHSFVSDFLIYILEYQINLNNAIEEQFEEMYEYLILEKSMKDQEKQETIAEKNDNKKHDTSGYSFARLKTFHQYLVNKHDAPVVAYLYEHQRDSGKFLKTRTISPQMFELMMKIVKNYPHILGISGNDIVALQWVYRLAFRLGLRIDEVTGIRLNDFDSAQLRSHLKNNRLYYEAKSDPKDTTSNESSNSDIENLVLKIHSNSHRNVKNENANRQFDLSYFLNPNEFKEFCDFYKKYLAASLSEAELQVQNTLLFTFENQQLSKITRSLFNLVLGTSDHSYTFHAFRHSAASHLAILLKGSYQLICSFTDYDSRFVGRLKKHILQNIDHASLHSADVWQRLAHLMGHEDFNVTASSYIHHLNILIADMFYTAKRKYQPELIGALLKNSKIINAQFKSLKISEDESAFNILQKSKFFLKVFEKHNDPKQFLKKDEIEKKQMSFLYPKRFLESYQEWKANDRIINPEDQLVNLIKSISRQFYIYKDKEIARSEERDLQEMDLNWERMINWSYLYGICQPFIIDKEITPKEIKNFYYILENKISLKNDRSVLVFEAVCKKDLKLYDSFVEFITKIYSDVESYLDIEKSSSSDFDKKIGSEVKIKYYKISNKKADSKHHLIQKIVLQSIFFKMKCLGVTSLGQKKMV, encoded by the coding sequence GTGATTAACAAAGAACTAAATCAAGAGATTCTAGAGCAATTACAAAATGCGATTGAAACAGAAACAAAAGCAATTTTTAATCAAATTTCTGAGCTGATTGATCATAAATATACTCAGAAAAAGGTGAATGGTGTCGAGATTGATTTTAAACTTCTTGATCAACGAATTGCTGATAAATTTACAAACTATCAGCAAGTTTTAATAAAAGTTTGTGAGCATTCCCAGCTCAAAAAATATTTCCGCTCTTACCTCAAGGAGTGTTTTAAACACTTTAAAATTATTTGTGAACAAGAGTATCAGGAGTGGCAAAAAAAAAATCCAGATCATGCAAAAATTTACGATATTAAATTACCAGATTGGAAAATAGCAACATTACCGCGCCGCGATAATATTTTAACAGAGGACAAGTTGTGTTATGGAGCTATTCTTGCTGATTTTAAAGAAAAATTTTATGAAAAGTGGAGCTATTCTCTTAATAAAAAGACTCAAAATATAAGTTTACAATCTACAGTTGAAGCTCAGCAAAACTTAGTAAACATATTATTTGAATGTCTATGTATATCATTAATTTTCGATCAAGGATGTATTCATCCTGAACGGCTTATTGCAATTCATGATGCAATTTTTGAAATGAATCTAGACAGTGGACTGTTGCCAATTTACTCTGGTTCAAAGAATCATGCCTACGTTTTCTCATACACTCTCTCATCTCAAAAATATGGCAATTTCTACCGTTATGATAGCCAAGGAGATGTGGAATTATGGCAAACACAGCAAATATATTTTAACGCAATCTCAATGCTTTGTTATTTGCGTATCCGAGAGCATCTTCATGGTAACCAAGGTTATGCATTACAGTCTACATCGCCTCTTAGTATTTGGCAGCAAACACACGATGATCAAGATCAAAAAGTTAAGCGGGAAGATTTACTTTATAAGCGGCTAAAAGCACACTTTAAAGATGTTGTTCCTGATCATCAATTCATCAAAGAGTTTGAGCGACGTCGTTTTTCTGCTTTCAAGCATATTGATTATGTTCTTTGGCAGGAGATTCCAAATTTAGATCTATTGAGTACAAGTGTACTTAATAACAAAATTATCACTACGCCTTTGATATATGAACAGCATATAGCTATTTATCATCAGCTTGATACCTGGAAAACGATTCAAGAAAGAATTGAAAATACTCATCACACTGTAGAGCTTTCTGTTTCTACTAGTGGTCAGAACGTTAAAGTTTATAATGATAAACGGATGGGTAAACGTAATGATATAAAATCATTGCTTTTATCATTTAGTGAAGATGGTAAAGAGTTGACACTAGCCAAGTTTAATGAAGCTTTGAACGCAAGTATTAATAAATCAGAGGGCGATATACGTTCCTATGAAGCTGGAGAGGGGGAATATATTGATTATGTGGTGGCAATCGCACATTTACGGATATGCCAATGGTTAAAGTATGAGCTAGGTTACAATTCTGGCTCTGGTAAAGCATCACTTCAGGTGGCATCGATAAAACGTTATTATCACAGCTTCGTTTCTGACTTTTTAATTTACATTTTAGAATATCAAATAAATTTGAATAATGCCATCGAAGAACAATTTGAAGAAATGTATGAGTACCTTATTTTAGAAAAATCAATGAAAGATCAGGAAAAGCAGGAAACAATCGCTGAGAAAAATGATAATAAAAAGCACGACACCTCTGGCTATTCTTTCGCGAGGTTAAAAACATTTCATCAGTATTTGGTCAACAAGCATGATGCACCAGTAGTAGCGTACTTGTATGAACATCAGAGAGACAGCGGGAAATTTTTAAAAACACGGACCATTAGTCCGCAGATGTTTGAATTAATGATGAAAATTGTGAAAAATTATCCACACATTTTAGGCATTTCAGGGAATGACATAGTTGCATTGCAATGGGTCTATCGACTCGCATTTAGACTAGGTTTGCGTATTGATGAAGTGACAGGCATCCGTCTCAATGATTTTGACTCTGCACAGCTTCGAAGTCATCTTAAAAATAATCGTTTATATTACGAAGCAAAGTCAGATCCTAAAGATACGACTTCAAATGAATCATCCAATTCAGATATTGAAAATCTGGTTTTAAAAATTCATTCCAACTCTCACCGTAATGTTAAAAACGAAAATGCAAATCGTCAGTTTGATTTATCCTATTTTTTAAATCCAAATGAATTTAAAGAGTTCTGTGATTTTTATAAAAAATATTTAGCTGCTTCTTTGAGCGAAGCGGAATTACAAGTACAGAATACATTACTCTTCACCTTTGAAAATCAACAATTATCAAAAATCACTAGGAGCTTGTTTAATCTGGTATTAGGGACAAGTGATCATTCATATACATTTCACGCATTTAGGCATAGTGCTGCATCACACTTAGCAATTTTATTGAAAGGCAGCTACCAGCTTATCTGTAGTTTTACTGACTATGACTCTAGGTTTGTAGGTAGGCTTAAAAAGCATATATTGCAAAATATCGATCATGCATCATTACATAGCGCAGATGTATGGCAACGTTTAGCACATCTAATGGGGCATGAAGACTTTAACGTGACCGCAAGTAGCTATATACATCATCTTAATATTTTAATTGCAGACATGTTTTATACAGCAAAACGTAAATATCAGCCTGAATTGATTGGTGCATTACTAAAAAATAGCAAAATTATTAATGCTCAATTTAAATCCTTAAAGATATCTGAGGATGAATCAGCTTTTAACATTCTTCAAAAATCTAAGTTTTTTTTAAAGGTTTTTGAAAAACATAATGATCCAAAGCAATTCTTAAAAAAAGATGAAATTGAAAAAAAACAAATGAGTTTTTTATATCCAAAAAGATTTCTAGAATCATATCAGGAATGGAAAGCAAATGACCGGATCATAAATCCTGAAGACCAGCTTGTTAACTTAATAAAGTCAATTAGTAGACAATTTTATATTTATAAAGATAAAGAAATAGCTAGAAGTGAGGAGCGTGATCTGCAAGAAATGGATTTAAATTGGGAGCGAATGATCAATTGGTCGTATTTATATGGAATATGCCAGCCATTCATAATTGACAAAGAAATTACCCCAAAAGAAATTAAAAATTTTTATTATATTTTGGAAAATAAAATTTCATTGAAAAATGATCGATCAGTTTTAGTTTTTGAAGCAGTCTGTAAAAAAGATTTAAAATTGTACGATTCATTTGTGGAGTTTATTACCAAAATATATTCGGACGTAGAATCCTACTTAGATATAGAAAAATCAAGTTCAAGTGATTTTGATAAAAAAATAGGGAGTGAAGTTAAAATAAAATATTATAAAATTAGTAATAAAAAAGCAGATTCAAAGCATCATCTGATACAAAAAATTGTACTACAAAGTATCTTTTTTAAGATGAAATGCCTTGGAGTAACTTCCCTGGGTCAAAAGAAAATGGTCTAA
- a CDS encoding phosphoribosylanthranilate isomerase codes for MPAKIKICGISTPEALDATIAARADYAGLVFYPASPRAVTSNVAGALTSRAAGQIAMVGLFVDADDAVIADALVAAKLNALQLHGSESPERVAQLRARFGKPVWKALPVASASDVARAAAYAGAADLILFDAKTPKGALPGGMGLAFDWSLLAGYRGALPWGLAGGLNPTNVAEAIARTGAPLVDTSSGVESAPGVKDTDKITNFAFAVRLA; via the coding sequence ATGCCCGCGAAAATCAAGATTTGCGGGATCAGCACACCCGAGGCGCTCGATGCGACCATCGCGGCGCGGGCGGACTATGCCGGGTTGGTGTTCTATCCAGCGTCGCCCCGTGCGGTTACGTCGAATGTCGCGGGCGCTTTGACATCGCGCGCAGCTGGCCAGATCGCCATGGTCGGTTTGTTCGTCGATGCGGATGATGCTGTCATCGCCGACGCACTGGTGGCAGCCAAGCTGAACGCGCTGCAGCTGCACGGTTCGGAATCGCCCGAACGCGTGGCCCAGTTGCGCGCGCGGTTTGGCAAGCCGGTGTGGAAGGCGCTGCCCGTCGCCAGCGCCAGCGATGTCGCACGCGCCGCAGCCTATGCCGGGGCGGCGGACTTGATCTTGTTCGACGCCAAGACCCCCAAAGGCGCGCTGCCCGGCGGCATGGGGTTGGCGTTCGACTGGTCGCTGCTGGCCGGATATCGCGGTGCCTTGCCGTGGGGGCTGGCAGGCGGGCTAAATCCGACGAATGTTGCCGAGGCGATTGCGCGCACCGGAGCGCCGCTGGTCGATACCTCCAGCGGCGTCGAAAGCGCGCCGGGCGTCAAGGATACCGACAAGATTACCAATTTCGCCTTTGCGGTGCGCTTGGCCTAA